The segment AGCGGCCTTTCACCTGGCCGCGGCCTTCGATCCGACCTTCCCCATGCTGACCGATCTCTATCCCATGGTGATGATCACGCGGGGCAAGGCCGACGTCGCCGCGGCGCACATGCTGCGGATACACGGCCGGATACCGCCCGAGGACGAGCAGACGGTCGTGCCCCAGGTCCTGAACTCGATGCTGCGCTACCGGGAATTCGCGGCGGCCAGATCCTGGATGGAGGGCGTGATCCGGGAATCCCCCGACGATCCGCGCGGCTATCTGCACCTGTTCAACGTCCACCGTCTGGCCGGCGACGTGCTGGGCTGCCGGGAAGTCATGGCGGACTGGACATCCCGTTTCGGCGCACCGAACGAGGAGATGGCCAGCATGCTGCTGGAACTGCTGGAGAGCGAGACTTCGCCCGACACCGGCGCCGGCGAGGAGGGCTCATGAAGGACGGCAACGGCAAGGTGGTCGTCGACGTTCCGCGGGAGCTCGGCCCCGCGCTGGCCGACGGTTCTCGCGTCGTGGTCACCGGTTGCGCCGGTTTCATCGGCAGCCATCTCACCGAAGCCTTGCTCGACCTGGGCTGCCTGGTGACCGGTGTCGATTCCCTGAACGACTACTACGATCCCGCGCAGAAACGCGAGCACCTGTCGGGCTTCGAGGACCACCCGCGGTTCGAGCTCCACCAGGCCGACTTGAACGACCTGGACGCCGTCGCGCTGCTCGACGGCGCTACGGCGGTCTTCCACCTCGCGGCGCAGGCCGGCGTGAGAGCGAGCTGGGGAGAGCATTTCCAGGACTACCTGGACCGGAACCTCAAGGCCACCCAGCGCCTGCTGGAGGCCTGCAAGGAGGAGAGTGTGGCGCGCGGGCTGGTGCGCTTCGTCTATTCCAGCAGCAGCTCGATCTACGGCGACCGGACGGACCTGCCCGTGGCGGAGACCGCCCTGCCCCAGCCCTTCTCGCCGTACGGGGTCACCAAGCTCGCCGCCGAGCACCTCTGCGTGCTGTATGCCGCCAACTTCGACGTGCCGGTCACCGCGCTGCGCTACT is part of the bacterium genome and harbors:
- a CDS encoding NAD-dependent epimerase/dehydratase family protein; the encoded protein is MKDGNGKVVVDVPRELGPALADGSRVVVTGCAGFIGSHLTEALLDLGCLVTGVDSLNDYYDPAQKREHLSGFEDHPRFELHQADLNDLDAVALLDGATAVFHLAAQAGVRASWGEHFQDYLDRNLKATQRLLEACKEESVARGLVRFVYSSSSSIYGDRTDLPVAETALPQPFSPYGVTKLAAEHLCVLYAANFDVPVTALRYFTVFGPRQRPDMAFRKFIEAALDGRPWHIFGDGNQTRDFTFVADAVVANLLAVAAPGRWGVYNVGGGARISLREALDVMRGLLASAAPGVKPVLEHVPTEKGDVRDTWSAPDLAREAIGYESVVPFADGLRQEIAWVLERRRRLGG